Proteins encoded in a region of the Ziziphus jujuba cultivar Dongzao chromosome 3, ASM3175591v1 genome:
- the LOC107422033 gene encoding chromatin structure-remodeling complex protein BSH, whose protein sequence is MVMKGQASNSWKSTAVKFRMPTAENLVPIRLDIEVDDQKFKDAFTWNPSDPDSEIVVFAKRTVKDLKLPPVFVTHIASSIQSQLADFRSFEGQDMYAGEKIVPIKLDLRVNHTLIKDQFLWDLNNFESDPEEFARNFCRDLAIDDPEVGPAIAFAIREQLYEIAIQSVASARESRISKKGRRGAEYALASKAGSGAVDIVKLFGHKSSVLRKRKEWDVYEPIVDLLSNEEVDALEAREERIAR, encoded by the exons ATGGTAATGAAAGGGCAGGCGTCAAATTCATGGAAAAGCACAGCCGTGAAGTTCAGGAT GCCAACTGCAGAAAATTTAGTGCCAATAAGGTTGGACATCGAAGTGGACGACCAGAAGTTTAAAGATGCTTTCACTTGGAACCCTTCTG ATCCTGATTCTGAAATTGTGGTCTTTGCAAAAAGAACTGTCAAAGACTTGAAGCTTCCTCCAGTGTTTGTAACGCATATTGCTTCTTCCATTCAG TCTCAGCTGGCTGACTTTCGGTCATTTGAAGGCCAAGATATGTATGCTGGCGAGAAGATTGTTCCTATTAAG cTTGATCTTCGCGTAAACCATACTCTAATAAAGGACCAATTTTTGTGG GACTTGAACAACTTTGAAAGTGATCCAGAAGAGTTTGCTAGAAACTTCTGCAGAGATTTAGCTATTGATGATCCTGAAGTTGGA CCTGCAATTGCTTTTGCGATTAGAGAACAACTTTATGAG ATTGCAATTCAAAGTGTAGCTTCAGCAAGAGAGAGCAGAATAAGCAAGAAGGGCCGGCGTGGTGCTGAATATGCGCTAGCCAG TAAAGCAGGTAGTGGTGCAGTGGATATCGTGAAGTTATTTGGTCACAAATCCAGTGTTCTTCG GAAGAGAAAGGAGTGGGATGTTTATGAACCGATTGTTGATCTTCTATCTAATGAGGAAGTGGATGCCCTTGAAGCAAGAGAAGAGCGGATTGCCCGATAA
- the LOC107422034 gene encoding tetrapyrrole-binding protein, chloroplastic, with translation MTANITLQSIHHSLPKRQYLSADPPPFTFSSSLSLKPNTPTTTSFSHCSLSTTTTTTFSLSSTTSSVSPSTSFESISFDTLQHQLSTQDFRQADEETRRLLIVLAGEAAQRRGYIFFSEVKFIAESDLKAIDELWRRHSNSRFGYSVQKKILEKVGADFTRFFIKVGWMKKLDQTEVEQYNYKSFPNEFVWELDDDTPEGHLPLTNALRGTQLLNNILNHRAFIATEEEEEVEDKYGGLKGFKDATKPMNKTGHKPDYSF, from the coding sequence atgACAGCAAACATTACTCTCCAATCCATACACCATTCCCTCCCCAAGCGCCAATACCTCTCAGCTGACCCTCCTCctttcactttctcttcctcacTTTCCCTCAAACCAAACACCCCAACCACAACTTCTTTCTCTCACTGCTCTCTCTCcacaaccaccaccaccaccttttctctctcctccaccACTTCTTCCGTCTCACCTTCAACCTCCTTCGAATCCATATCATTCGACACCCTCCAACACCAACTCTCCACCCAAGACTTCCGGCAAGCCGACGAGGAAACCCGCCGCCTTCTCATCGTCCTGGCCGGAGAAGCAGCTCAGAGACGCGGCTACATCTTCTTCTCGGAGGTGAAATTCATAGCGGAATCCGATCTCAAAGCCATCGACGAGCTCTGGAGACGCCACAGCAACAGCAGGTTCGGGTACAGCGTTCAGAAGAAGATTTTGGAGAAAGTGGGTGCGGATTTCACAAGGTTTTTCATCAAAGTTGGGTGGATGAAGAAGCTCGATCAGACAGAGGTCGAGCAGTACAATTACAAGTCATTTCCTAATGAGTTTGTTTGGGAGCTCGATGATGACACCCCTGAAGGCCATCTGCCATTGACGAATGCTCTCAGAGGTACTCAGTTGCTTAACAATATCCTTAACCATCGAGCTTTCATAGccactgaagaagaagaagaagtagaagacaAATATGGAGGTTTGAAGGGTTTTAAAGATGCCACAAAACCTATGAACAAAACAGGTCACAAACCAGACTATAGCTTTTGa
- the LOC107422037 gene encoding uncharacterized protein LOC107422037 produces MFKSGFNLPFIFLHLLILLFSCTTFAIRKDIGFLEKQFCRNTVQGRYLLSDDNGHVCDALSVDPVSRCCPEKGDKFSCQGCDLLSQCCNSYEYCVSCCLNPSKTLKQHVLKMRVAKPATAGTYASVFDFCAGRCRHNSESVVHENAYISDFHHCFSVSSNSLGANSTNLEARLIGINIVVGRQGESCDSVCKSNGQSCVPNKLPVLNQCDIIQKYMRCKGGCLASVGADQPAEVVDGAPKHLNPEACLFTRTQSMISCDGSHQHTRRLCPCA; encoded by the exons ATGTTCAAATCCGGATTCAACTTGCCCTTCATTTTTCTGCACTTGTTAATCTTGCTGTTTTCTTGTACAACGTTCGCAATCAG GAAGGATATTGGATTCCTTGAGAAGCAATTTTGCAGGAATACAGTTCAAGGAAGATACTTACTTTCTGATGATAATG GCCATGTTTGTGATGCTCTGTCAGTGGATCCAGTATCTCGCTGCTGCCCTGAGAAAGGAGATAAATTTTCTTGTCA GGGATGCGACCTTCTGTCACAATGTTGTAATTCCTATGAATATTGTGTTTCATGCTGCTTAAATCCTTCAAAG ACATTGAAGCAACATGTCCTGAAGATGAGAGTTGCAAAACCAGCTACTGCAG GAACTTATGCAAGTGTTTTTGATTTCTGTGCTGGGAGGTGCCGTCATAATTCTGAGAGTGTG GTTCATGAAAATGCATACATTAGTGATTTCCACCACTGCTTTTCTGTGTCGTCGAACTCTTTAG GGGCAAATTCTACTAATTTAGAAGCAAGACTTATTGGCATTAATATTGTTGTTGGAAG ACAAGGTGAGTCATGTGACTCAGTTTGCAAGTCAAATGGACAATCATGtgttccaaataagcttccagTTCTTAATCAATGTGACAT TATTCAGAAATACATGAGATGCAAAGGAGGTTGCCTGGCAAGCGTTGGAGCAGACCAACCTGCTGAAGTTGTTGATGGTGCTCCTAAACATTTG AATCCAGAAGCATGTTTGTTTACTCGAACACAATCAATGATTTCTTGTGATGGTTCACATCAGCATACCCGGAGGCTATGCCCTTGTGCATAG